One Opitutus sp. ER46 genomic region harbors:
- a CDS encoding prepilin-type N-terminal cleavage/methylation domain-containing protein: MASPTSSTRRADRRRDHRGFTLTEIIISAGLAAIILTGVMTTFVMMGRTGALAQNYTELEVEARKALELFSREARMARGVSAYSATSVTLQIPDTSASRTGTGAGAYSVTYTFDTNAQTFTRTGPPITAPSGASATTVLVKNVHQVGTTEYIRYFRYVGSGYQTGFTTNAATNNAEIKQVELTFVAQRSARTVATATDKVLSARFILRNK, translated from the coding sequence ATGGCATCTCCGACTTCTTCTACACGACGCGCTGACCGCCGGCGCGACCACCGCGGCTTCACGCTGACCGAGATCATCATCAGCGCCGGCCTGGCCGCGATCATCCTCACGGGCGTGATGACGACCTTCGTCATGATGGGCCGCACCGGCGCGCTCGCGCAGAACTACACCGAGCTGGAGGTCGAGGCCCGCAAGGCGCTGGAGCTCTTCTCCCGCGAGGCCCGCATGGCGCGGGGCGTCAGCGCCTACTCGGCGACGAGCGTCACGCTCCAGATTCCGGATACGAGCGCCTCCCGCACGGGCACCGGCGCCGGCGCGTACAGCGTGACCTACACGTTCGACACCAACGCCCAGACGTTCACGCGCACCGGCCCGCCGATCACCGCGCCCAGCGGAGCCAGCGCCACCACGGTGCTGGTGAAAAACGTCCACCAGGTGGGCACGACCGAATACATCCGCTACTTCCGCTACGTGGGCTCCGGCTACCAGACCGGCTTCACCACCAACGCCGCCACCAACAACGCCGAGATCAAGCAGGTGGAACTCACCTTCGTCGCCCAGCGCTCCGCCCGCACCGTCGCGACCGCCACCGACAAGGTGCTCTCGGCCCGGTTCATCCTGCGCAACAAGTGA
- the rpsT gene encoding 30S ribosomal protein S20, whose product MANTKSAIKAARKAQRLTTRNRTVKTNLKTLRKKFAEAVKANDKAAAKLTGAAFISAMDKATKSGVVHKNAVARAKASVAKYVLAK is encoded by the coding sequence ATGGCAAACACCAAATCCGCCATCAAAGCCGCGCGCAAAGCGCAGCGCCTCACGACCCGTAACCGGACCGTCAAGACGAACCTCAAGACGCTCCGCAAGAAGTTCGCCGAGGCTGTGAAGGCGAATGACAAGGCCGCCGCCAAGCTCACCGGCGCCGCCTTCATCTCTGCCATGGACAAGGCCACCAAGTCCGGCGTCGTGCACAAGAACGCCGTCGCGCGGGCCAAGGCCAGCGTCGCGAAGTACGTCCTGGCGAAGTAA